cctggatcatgcccagggccaagagcaggcaccaaaccctaaatcgctgagccacccaggctgccctcatctCATATTTTTTAAGGTGGGAACAGGAAGCTCAGTGGGGTTAactaatttgcccaagatcaagTTAGTAAGGGGCAGAGATGTGATTCAATTCCAGGATTACGTTAAGCTAGAGCATAGGGTCCTAACCCCTAGGTGATGTGAAGCAGTGGAGTGGTGCTGATAGCTTTAGAGAGGATGGTTTACAGCGCCCTTTGGGATCTGGACTGGGCTTAGGGCTCCCTATGGAACTCCAAGCAACAGTGCCCTCGCACCTCTGACCACTCCAAGCCCTATCAACTTCTCTTCACACCCTCCCAGTCCTCAGAGCCCCAGGTCCCACTTTCTTTGGTTGACCCTCTTCCTTGGTTGCTTCCTGGTCATCTTTCAAGTCCCAGTTTAGACAGCACTTTGCAGGTTCAGAGAAAATGGTGCCCTTCCAGGAGACTTCCATAGCAGTCTGTACTCCCCAGGTTATAGCTGaatacctgttttgttttgttttctattttcgtTGTTTTCTGATAGTTTTTCCACGACCTCCATGTCATTCGCTGTGATATCCTTGTACCTTTCACATGGCTTCAGTACCTGGTCTCCACTCTGTGACAAGTAGTAGCAGTAGTCGGCTTTGCTGTCTCCAGAGCTTAGCCTATAGGGCCTGGCCTCTCCTGTAGCTCAATATACGTTAAgtgaatgaaaataatgaattatacTTGAACATAAGTTTAGAACACTTGCTCATACTATAAACACTATTCTAAGTGGATACAGTCTCCTAGCATCTCTAAATGCACACAATTTATCTGTCTCTGTCAGAACTTGCCCCATTTAAAATTGTGAGGGCCTGCCGAGTTGgtaaaattaaattgttaaatCTAAATACTCTTAAATTGTATTTCCTGACACAGCAGCTTGTTGTTCACAGTCTGACACCATATTctgaaatgtgtattttctatGTTGTCTCTATCCTCATGGATTTGTGTATTTCATAAATGTGACAGTTCACTTTCCCTCACTTACCATGTAGTATTGGTGATCCCTAAACTAAAGACAAAATGCCTCGATTAATAATGCAAAGCAGCAATTTTTTACTCCGGAAGATTGCACGTTAGCGTCATGAGGCTTCTGCGTCCTTTCTGCTCAATGATGATTAGTCAGAAGGATACAGGCCACGTGGAAGCTTAATTACAGACCAGCGTAAGTCACTCATTTGTCATTAAAAGATGCCTGCGCCGCGTCTGCAAACCAGCCTTTTGCACCGGCCGCGCGGACCGGGTCCGGTAatacggagggggggggggggactacaAATCCCAGCAGGCAACGCTCCGAAAACGGCTAAAGAGACTAGAGGAGAGCGCCGCGGTGTACTCTGGGGTTTGTAGTGAGCGACCCAGGCTCGACGGTCACGCCCCAATACTTACCGGACCCAGCCACCACCAAGAGACTGAGAGACTGACGCGGCCCGGGGGCGCGACTACGGAGCACAACCCACAGCCGCAGCGCCAGCAGCGCGGCCCCCGCAGCTCCCGCCGCCGCCAGAAGAAGGACGCTCGCCATGCGGAGACAGGGCGCATGCGCACCACCCTCAGCCGCGGTCAAAGTTCAAGAAGTACGGGCGCCGCGGAGACGCaccccgggcggggcggggcggggcggggcggggcgggcccgggggcggggcttgcCGGCGCCGGGAGGAGCTGGGGCGGCGGGCGGAAGTGCCGCGCGGCTGCTCCCGCGCACGGACTGAAGTTCGGCAGCTTCAGCGCCAGACAAGTGTGATTTCCAGCCGTGACGAGGTCAGGCCACCTGTGCGCCCCAGGGCTCCGGAGCTCCCAAGTCGGAGGTGTCCGGCGCCGCTGACTCGGAATTCCACCTGAGGCCGATAGCATACGCCGCCTGTCTTCATTCTTCCTTCCaaccctccttcccctccctcccctcccctcccctccctcccctcccctcccctccctccccttccctccccctcttcccctccctccccctccccctccctcccctccccctccccttctctcctctgccctcccctcccccctttccctctccttccttccccttcctcctctttaaATGCCGGAGGAAGTGTTTCTGTTGCACGTGCAGACCGTACTTGCCAGTAAAAGCTACTTTAGTACGAAAAAATTGAATGTAAGGCCCTCATCTCAATCTCTTTCCCGACACTCgtgtttttaacttttctagGCGTCGTCACAGATCTTTGTGATCCGAGTGGCCGAGCGCGATCACCTCCAGCTATGCCATGATCCTGAGAGGAGTGGAAGCTCAGTGACTCAAGGTAGCAGGAGAGAGAAGGCAGCGCCTACAGTTAATACTCAGTTAATTTTACCACAAAGCCAGCACCTCCGCCAGTCCCAATTTTGCGTATCTTTTGAGGCCTATTTGACCCGCATTGcagcaatataaaaataactgaGATTACAGAAGCCCCCTCACCCCAAGTGTAATTCGTCATCAGTCCCGTACACACTACAGGTTAGACAGGGCAAGTATACAGATGAATGAACAGGTCCCGAAAGATGAAACCGCTTGCTCAAGGGATAGTGGCAGATGGAGATTCAGAAACCAGAAATGCTAACTCCGCATAGGAGTATTACATCGTGTATTCCTTTGCTCCAGACTTGCTTGATGATCACACTTCCCTGGAGCCTAGAATGTGTCTCTTAAAATGCAGTCCCTCAGGAGAGGCCTGGGATCAGGTCATCTAAGCAGTGTATCAATTTCTATCAGCAGGCAAGTCTGAGAAGCATTCAGGGACTTGGTAGCATCATTTTCACAGCGCTTCCCATATTCAGTCTTCCAATCAAATCCTCTTAACCCTACACCCTCACAATGAGGCCAAAAGGTGAATATTATTTCCCTCTTTAAGGATAAAGACACGGGTTCTATAAAAGTTCAATGATTTGCCTAGGATTTCTTAGCTAGGAAGTGGTGGAGAAGGTTTATAGTTGTGGGCTTAGAAGTCAGTGCCTCAAATTTTAATGGAATCAGAATCCCCTGGGCTTATAAATACATAGTTCAAAGTCCAGAGCCTCTGGCACAGTATAAAAAACAACTTAAGTATATTACAAAGGTTGTAGTTTTCTTTCATCTGCCCACTCTGCCATTCCCAGCAATGTCTTCAACGTAAGGCTCGCCCCTTATACTTCAAAGAAGATGTTAGCGTCTCAGAAATTACATGCAGATGGGGGAAATCTCCAGAGCCAAAAAAAGGACATTATCTTGTcattgggtctttttttttttttttttttaaggggtgaGGAAACTTTTGCCTGAATCCCTTACAGCCAACTTTCTTTCATGCTCTC
The sequence above is drawn from the Canis lupus baileyi chromosome 8, mCanLup2.hap1, whole genome shotgun sequence genome and encodes:
- the ALG14 gene encoding UDP-N-acetylglucosamine transferase subunit ALG14 isoform X6; amino-acid sequence: MASVLLLAAAGAAGAALLALRLWVVLRSRAPGPRQSLSLLVVAGSGEARPYRLSSGDSKADYCYYLSQSGDQVLKPCERYKDITANDMEVVEKLSENNENRKQNKTGGHTTEILRLLEKLSNAYSPRHYIIADTDEMSAHKINSFELDRADRDPNTMFPEYYIHRIPRSREVRQSWLSTVVTTLYSMWLSFPLTHRVKPDLK
- the ALG14 gene encoding UDP-N-acetylglucosamine transferase subunit ALG14 isoform X5 — its product is MASVLLLAAAGAAGAALLALRLWVVLRSRAPGPRQSLSLLVVAGSGEARPYRLSSGDSKADYCYYLSQSGDQVLKPCERYKDITANDMEVVEKLSENNENRKQNKTGGHTTEILRLLEKLSNAYSPRHYIIADTDEMSAHKINSFELDRADRDPNTMFPEYYIHRIPRSREVRQSWLSTVVTTLYSMWLSFPLTHRVKPDLVIFFKK